The Daucus carota subsp. sativus chromosome 7, DH1 v3.0, whole genome shotgun sequence genome window below encodes:
- the LOC108196716 gene encoding GTP-binding protein yptV2-like isoform X4, which yields MQDMHRKWQACGRWLLKINNHVGSYMNDRPFASVKLITVEPWVFCWCIYDVTDESCVNNIRNWIRYIEQHASDNVHKILVGNKADMDESKRVQAVPHPDAFGNILV from the exons ATGCAGGATATGCACAGAAAATGGCAAGCGTGTGGGAGATGGTTGCTCAAGATCAATAACCACGTTGGAAGTTACATGAATGATCGGCCTTTTGCTTCTGTGAAG CTTATTACCGTGGAGCCATGGGTATTTTGCTGGTGTATATATGATGTAACTGATGAATCTTGCGTCAACA ATATCAGGAACTGGATTCGTTACATTGAACAACATGCTTCTGATAATGTACACAAGATTCTGGTGGGAAACAAGGCTGACATGGATGAAAGCAAAAGG GTACAGGCAGTACCACACCCAGATGCATTTGGTAATATCTTGGTTTGA
- the LOC108196716 gene encoding ras-related protein RAB1BV-like isoform X1 — protein MQDMHRKWQACGRWLLKINNHVGSYMNDRPFASVKLITVEPWVFCWCIYDVTDESCVNNIRNWIRYIEQHASDNVHKILVGNKADMDESKRVEHRYRQYHTQMHLVISWFEQSTGVGFVKLYTRHSLASSDHFQENSGVSSKSLGKEDSQGGKMEGSRLKFIDNHLKQQKFLGSWE, from the exons ATGCAGGATATGCACAGAAAATGGCAAGCGTGTGGGAGATGGTTGCTCAAGATCAATAACCACGTTGGAAGTTACATGAATGATCGGCCTTTTGCTTCTGTGAAG CTTATTACCGTGGAGCCATGGGTATTTTGCTGGTGTATATATGATGTAACTGATGAATCTTGCGTCAACA ATATCAGGAACTGGATTCGTTACATTGAACAACATGCTTCTGATAATGTACACAAGATTCTGGTGGGAAACAAGGCTGACATGGATGAAAGCAAAAG GGTGGAGCATAGGTACAGGCAGTACCACACCCAGATGCATTTGGTAATATCTTGGTTTGAGCAATCAACTGGAGTTGGCTTTGTCAAGCTATACACCAGACACAGCCTTGCCTCTTCAGACCATTTCCAAGAAAATTCTGGCGTCTCAAGCAAGAGCTTAGGTAAAGAAGATAGTCAAGGAGGGAAGATGGAGGGTTCAAGGcttaaatttattgataatcATCTCAAGCAACAAAAGTTCCTCGGCAGTTGGGAATGA
- the LOC108196716 gene encoding BEL1-like homeodomain protein 1 isoform X3, producing MQDMHRKWQACGRWLLKINNHVGSYMNDRPFASVKISGTGFVTLNNMLLIMYTRFWWETRLTWMKAKGYRQYHTQMHLVISWFEQSTGVGFVKLYTRHSLASSDHFQENSGVSSKSLGKEDSQGGKMEGSRLKFIDNHLKQQKFLGSWE from the exons ATGCAGGATATGCACAGAAAATGGCAAGCGTGTGGGAGATGGTTGCTCAAGATCAATAACCACGTTGGAAGTTACATGAATGATCGGCCTTTTGCTTCTGTGAAG ATATCAGGAACTGGATTCGTTACATTGAACAACATGCTTCTGATAATGTACACAAGATTCTGGTGGGAAACAAGGCTGACATGGATGAAAGCAAAAGG GTACAGGCAGTACCACACCCAGATGCATTTGGTAATATCTTGGTTTGAGCAATCAACTGGAGTTGGCTTTGTCAAGCTATACACCAGACACAGCCTTGCCTCTTCAGACCATTTCCAAGAAAATTCTGGCGTCTCAAGCAAGAGCTTAGGTAAAGAAGATAGTCAAGGAGGGAAGATGGAGGGTTCAAGGcttaaatttattgataatcATCTCAAGCAACAAAAGTTCCTCGGCAGTTGGGAATGA
- the LOC108196716 gene encoding ras-related protein RAB1BV-like isoform X2, producing MLEYYLCVTLNNLITVEPWVFCWCIYDVTDESCVNNIRNWIRYIEQHASDNVHKILVGNKADMDESKRVEHRYRQYHTQMHLVISWFEQSTGVGFVKLYTRHSLASSDHFQENSGVSSKSLGKEDSQGGKMEGSRLKFIDNHLKQQKFLGSWE from the exons ATGTTGGAGTACTATTTGTGTGTTACACTTAACAAT CTTATTACCGTGGAGCCATGGGTATTTTGCTGGTGTATATATGATGTAACTGATGAATCTTGCGTCAACA ATATCAGGAACTGGATTCGTTACATTGAACAACATGCTTCTGATAATGTACACAAGATTCTGGTGGGAAACAAGGCTGACATGGATGAAAGCAAAAG GGTGGAGCATAGGTACAGGCAGTACCACACCCAGATGCATTTGGTAATATCTTGGTTTGAGCAATCAACTGGAGTTGGCTTTGTCAAGCTATACACCAGACACAGCCTTGCCTCTTCAGACCATTTCCAAGAAAATTCTGGCGTCTCAAGCAAGAGCTTAGGTAAAGAAGATAGTCAAGGAGGGAAGATGGAGGGTTCAAGGcttaaatttattgataatcATCTCAAGCAACAAAAGTTCCTCGGCAGTTGGGAATGA